Below is a window of Flavobacterium sp. CFS9 DNA.
CTGCCGGACGAACCACTGCCATTCCAATTTCGACAATTAAACGCCCTTCGAGAATGTCTATAGCCGACATAGTTTGTCCCAATCCGATTCTGACATAAAAAGCCTGTTCCGGTTTAGCTCCGGCCAACGCTCCGGCTCTCCACTGCAGAATAAGGAAATTCTCGATCATGGCTCGCACGCGTATCCAGGTGTTGGCATCGTTAGGTTCAAACACAAATTGTTCGGTCGCTTTTTTGATGGATTCTTCGGCCATATTAAAGAAACGTCTCACTGGTACATAGCGCCATTCGTTATCGTTTCCGGCTAATGTTCGGGAGCCCCAAACCAAAGTTCCTTTACCGGTGAAGCTTCTGATGGCATTGATTGATTTTCCGGCAACGGTATCGACATTTAAACCGTCCTGAATGTTGTTGGTGATTTTTACGGTAGGTTTTATGACATAGTTCAGACTTACATTTGCAGGCGCTTTCCAAACCCCTCTGTCTTTGTCAACTCTCGCATAAACTCCGGCAATAGCAGAGCTTGGCGGAAGTGTTATCGGCAGGTTGTAAATTTCGGTAAGGATTTTATTGTAAGTAGCATTGTCAACTGCTTCCAGAGCACTTAGTTTTCTTCCGTTTAATGCTCCATTATTTAAATCTTTTCCGTTAACCGATTTAATAGCAGCTAGAAGCGCGGTAAGAGCGGCAGCAATGCCTGAGAAATTATTGACTAGTCCGCTAATTCCCGTTTGAGCATTCAGAGGAGTATAGGTTACCAGTTTTTTTAATTCGGTGTCAAAATTTAAAGTATCGGTTAGCAGAATTTTTTTCAGTTTAGGATCTGTGTTTTCATCCTGTATTTTTTTCTTTAACGCTTTTAAATTTTTATAGACAGCATCGATTTTACCCGGAGCCGTAAAAATTAAATTGAAAGTATTCAGGGTTGAGGTGATGGTATTTGCAATTCCGGGATCCTCGTCTGAGATGGTACTGATGGCAGCATTGGCTTCATCGTTTAATGAACTCTTTAATATAGACAAAGCTTCCAAAGTAGTCAGTAAAGGGTTCAGTTTATTTAAGAAAGCCGTTTTTTTTGCAGGGCTGCTCGCAAAGGTTCCGCCTAAATCAAAACCGGTGGCATTATTACTGTACATTTGTAACAACAGATCACTAATTTGTCCGGCAATATCGCCAGCCACTGGTTCACTTACCAATTTGGTCACTGTAGCCGTAATTCCGGTAGCAGGATCTTCAATGGGTACTAATCCCTCAGCAATTTTATCGTAAGCTTTTGCCGTATAAGAATAGTGTTTTAAAACAATTTTACTCGCATCAAAAGCATAATCAAGTATGGTCTCTAAGTGAGGATAATAAGCTGCTCCGTATTTAATCGTATCTTTTTCAGAACTAACTTTATTTCGTAAATCGTCTATATTCGTATCTGTAGGGCTTGATTCATCATAATTCAGTGTATCAATCAAGGTAAATCTGTCCTGAAGATTTTGGCATTGAGTCAGTGCATCGTTGTATAACCCGTAGTAGTCCGTAATCGTAATTCCCGAAACTTTTGTGGCGTCCGGAAACAATAACAACGTCGGTTCATCTACTTTTTCGATTTCTGCTAGTCCGCTTTTCAGCGCATTGCTATTGTTGATGGTAGTAACAGGAGAATCTGCGTCATCTAAATCATTGCCATAACGTCCTACTGAAACAATGTAGCAAGGACCACCGCCATTGGCAAAAAACAATTGCAGCGAATAATACATCAGGAAAGGCTGCTTTGAAGTAGGCTGATCTACAATAATAGATCTGACGTCACCATTATCAGTAGAAACATCATTGATGGTAACACTAATGGTTGTTTCCGGTTTTGCAGAGCCGAAAAAACGTTCGTATTCTAAGAGAGATGTTATTCGGGTTGGTTTTAATTTCAAATCTCCATTAATCTTGTTTGTAGCTTTTTCAGTATAGCCAATAAAAGCGGGAATTGCTGTTTCTACCTGGGCAACAGAAGGAGGGAATTTTACGATTTCCTCCACATATACCCCGGGTGTTTTGTAAGTTGTTGCCATGATTAATTGTTTTTAATTATTAAATAAATATTTCAGA
It encodes the following:
- a CDS encoding phage tail sheath C-terminal domain-containing protein — encoded protein: MATTYKTPGVYVEEIVKFPPSVAQVETAIPAFIGYTEKATNKINGDLKLKPTRITSLLEYERFFGSAKPETTISVTINDVSTDNGDVRSIIVDQPTSKQPFLMYYSLQLFFANGGGPCYIVSVGRYGNDLDDADSPVTTINNSNALKSGLAEIEKVDEPTLLLFPDATKVSGITITDYYGLYNDALTQCQNLQDRFTLIDTLNYDESSPTDTNIDDLRNKVSSEKDTIKYGAAYYPHLETILDYAFDASKIVLKHYSYTAKAYDKIAEGLVPIEDPATGITATVTKLVSEPVAGDIAGQISDLLLQMYSNNATGFDLGGTFASSPAKKTAFLNKLNPLLTTLEALSILKSSLNDEANAAISTISDEDPGIANTITSTLNTFNLIFTAPGKIDAVYKNLKALKKKIQDENTDPKLKKILLTDTLNFDTELKKLVTYTPLNAQTGISGLVNNFSGIAAALTALLAAIKSVNGKDLNNGALNGRKLSALEAVDNATYNKILTEIYNLPITLPPSSAIAGVYARVDKDRGVWKAPANVSLNYVIKPTVKITNNIQDGLNVDTVAGKSINAIRSFTGKGTLVWGSRTLAGNDNEWRYVPVRRFFNMAEESIKKATEQFVFEPNDANTWIRVRAMIENFLILQWRAGALAGAKPEQAFYVRIGLGQTMSAIDILEGRLIVEIGMAVVRPAEFIILRFSHKMQES